The bacterium DNA window ATCTTATTTTGTTCTAACCATTCTGGGGTTGACATTTCCGACAATTTTTGTTCGTTAAACCCTAAAACAAACTCTTCTGCTTCCTTTTGAGTATTAAACCATTTAAGAGAAAATAGATACGATAACTCTTTTAATGTCTGGTAACCTCTCATTGCTTCCATTAGTTCGGAACGAGTAATTTTTATTTTGTTTACTACTCTGCTACGTATAAGTTTATTTGTTTTGATTCTATTTTCAATAGATTGTTTAAAGAAGATAGGAGAAATATTGTTCTGGGATAAGTGTTGCCAAAAGGTTGTTTCGTCAGTAAATGTTAGTTTTATTTTAGCAATTTCAGACTCTATCTCTTCAGGTGTTGCTTTGAACCCTTCTTGTTCGGCTTGGAATATTAACAACTTTTCAAATATGAGCCGCTCAATTGTTGATTTGTAATCACTCGTTTGCCCCATTTGGGCTTTAATTTCGTTTTCAAGTATTGCCTTATTTCCAACTGTTACAACAGACCTGTTATCAGCATTAGATACGTATGTGATAAGAACAAAAACTGTTAATATAAAAATCAATTGTTTCATTTCAAACCCTTTTTTAGAAGTTCTACCCTGTTTTTAAAAATTTTGATTTTACCTTTTTCTCGTTCTTGAGATATAAGTGTATCTACCTCTCTCTTCTTTTCTTTAATCTTAAGCATTTCAGTTATTGAAGGAGTAGCTTCATTAATAGTTAAAATCCTTCGTTCTGTTTTACCTACAAGTTTAATAATATGGAATCCAAGATGAGTTCTTACTATGTTGGCTAAAACATCTCCCGGGGTTATTTTAGTTACCATATCAGATATTTCGCTATCAAGTTTTCGTACATCTATCCACCCTAAATCCCCAGCTTGTAACCTGCTGTCAGAGATAGATTCTTTTAAAGCTATTGTTTCAAAAGATTCCCCGTAACTTAATCTTCTTAAAACCTCTTCAGCTTTCTCTCTTGATGGGAGTACTATTTCATATATCCTTACTCTTTCAGGAATAATAAAATCATTAAGATTATTGTTATAATATTCAGCTATAACATTATCTTCAATCGTGATATTTTTAACCAATTCATTTTCAACATACTCCTGTGATAGAGTCTTCATATAATAGTTTTTCATTTTAGGTTTGATTTCTTTACGGTACCTTCTTGAATATCTTTTTGCTTTCTTATATAAAAGAATTTGGTTAATATAAGTATCAATAGCAGATTCTGGGTCCTCATAAATAGAGTGTTTATAATATTCAGGAGAAAGTTCCATCTCTATAAGTATATCTTTTGCAGTAATTTTATAACCACCTGCAACTGCAACCACATTCCTATTACGAAAACTGTTTATGGTTAATACTGAGAATAATAATATAAGAAATATCAAGGTGATAAGAGCAATCTTCTTGTTTTTTTTTAAAAAATCTTTTACCTGCTTTATTTTTTGAAGTTTCATTTTTATTATTTCTCTTTTTTGTATAAGAGACGGTATTATTCTATCTCTCTTCTATATATAATCTTCTTTTTTCTTCTGTCGTACCAGACTGTTACTCTTTTTTCTGACTCTATTTCTGTCACTATTTTACCATTTTTTTCTATATTTTGCACTTTTTGTCCTATAGAAATTATTTTAAACACATTGCTTCTAACTGTAATTAGATTGATTATATCATTAAAGATAATCTCTTTCTCTTTATCTGTATCTATGTAGGTATCTTTATCGTTATCTTTAAGGTCAAACCCGTACTTTGTTATTTCTCTACTCAATTTTTCTAAAGGAGAATCTCCAGAACCTCTTGTTCCAAGTATTTCGGATATATCTGAGTATGGTCTTGCTTCAACAATTGCCGTTGCAAGATTTTTATCTACCCTGGGAAGGCACATAAGAACAGTTTCAGAAGATGTGTTTATATTTAAACGTCCATACGTAGGTTTTTTAGGTTCTTTAAAAGTTGTAAGGTGGTCAATCATTTTTCTATCTTTACCATATTTCCAAAAATCTAAAGTTTGCCAATGTTGTTTTTTGTGTATCAAAGAAAGTTCGCCTAAAGAGAGAAAATGGCTGTTTCTTATATTGAAATGTGAAGGCCAATTAAAAACCCAGTCTGTCATACCAAATTCTTTACCTATCCACGGCTGAAAAACTATATTCTGTTCACCTGGCGAAGGAGTTGCGTCGTACCAGTCTGTCTGGTCGTTCATTCTTGGGTCGTTCTTCTGCACTGTGGTATAGGGAAAATCAACAATATAGGTTGTATTTTCTACTATATTACCGTTACTATCAAACAATCGCATCCTAAAATCTAATCCAAGGTTTGATAAGAAAGGGATATACTGTAGTAAATGTGAAATAGCACCTAAAGAGCCGGGGTTTATTGCAAGGATTGGTTCATACTGGTCACAGTTTGACGGGTCTCTGATAGGTATGGGTACAGGAATTACCATTATGGGCGGACCTGGACTAACTATTATTTTAAGAGAAATTCTGTCTCCGATTGTGTAGTAAGAGCGGGGAGGAATCTTTTTCCCTTTTGGGATAATAATAGTTGTAGGTACAAGTTTTTCCCAAAACCCTTTGTTTTTTTTAGGGTCTATATACGTTTCACCTTGAGTAACATCGTTTAGTATAGTTTCTGAATGGTCAAAAAAGTCTTTCCACTGTTGTGAAAATAATGTTATAACACCTTTGATCTCCCATCCTCCTATATCAATCTCTGTCTCATAAGGATTGAAAAGTTCTATAAATTGTCCACCTTCTTCGGTAAGTATTACAACTCCAGAAGGGAGCACCCTCACACTCCAAGGCTTTACTGCGTCAATCTCGTTTAAATAAGGGGTTTTTCCTATACCGATAATATCACGGTTGCCAATAGTTATTAAAGGTAACGGTCTGTTTTTTTCTCTGTAAGATATAATATTTAAAACTGTTTGACGGGCGACTTCTTGAGAGTACCCGTTATTGATGAATAGTTGATAAAGTTTTTCATAGGGAGCTGTATTTATATTAGCCCTCTCTTTATCTTTTCTGTTACGGTTAAGGTCATACGAGAAACAGGTTATATAATTTTTGATTTTCTCGTACGTAGTTTCTCCTATGCCTTTAACCATCTTGATGTCGGAAGGAGATTCAAACTTTCTTGTTTCTCTATAAGTTGCAACATTTTGCGATGTTACTTTACCAAGCAGGTTAGGCAAAATATCTATATCTTCTACTGTATAACTTGCTTTTTTACTATGAGGTGAACCTGCGTAGTTGATATTTATTTTTCCGCTCTCGTCTTCTACAAGGATTGCATATCGCCCTACTGTTTCTCCTTGCCTGTCTTTTATATAGAACCAACGGGAATCGGGTGTTCCGTCTTCATTTAAATCTATATCGTTACCTTCAAAACTTGTCCTCCAGGAATCAAGATAAGAATCTTCCTCTCTGCTATCTTTATCTATTTCCCATATAGCTTCCTCTATACCTGTTTTTGCAAACCTATAAGCTTTTTTCCCTGACATTATCTTGAAAGAAGATTTTTGCCAGAAAGAAAAGATTAAGAGCAAAGACGCAGTAAATACAAAAAGGAGTAATAAGACCATTACAGTTAAAATGACCGAATCGCCTCTTTTACCAAGTAATATTAATAATTTTTGTAAATTCTTTTTCAATTCGTTTTCCTTCTATTTTTTTTGAATAGGTAACTAAACTAATCTTAACAGACTTAGGTAGTACCGGTTCTTCCATAGTTTCTGTATCCCAGCATTGTTTCCAGTTGGTTCCATCATAATACTTAATCTTAAAAACAGATATGTTTTCACCCAATGTTTGGGCACCCGAAAAAGTTTCAGGAAAAGAGAAGTCAGGGTTTTTATTGTTTATCCTTACGATAGATACTTTTATGGTATCATCCTTGAAATATATACTAAATTTTGCTAAATCTGATTCTGGTCCTTTATAAAACGGAGCTATAAACCTTACTAAATCTTCTTTTCCTTGAAAATTTATTCTTTGTAACCCTTCTTTATCGTTACACATAGAAGCAGTAATATATTTTTCTATATAATTGAGAACCCCAATAGATTCAGAAAAAACTTTTTTTTCTCCAGAAACTTTTGCAGTTCTATACGAGGTTTCTTTAAAAATAAAAATTGTAGCAAGTATCAGAATGGCAAAAATAAAGATAGATATGGTAATTTCTATAAGCGTTATACCTTTATCTCCTTCTAAATTTTTCAGAAAAATATTCTTTCGCAATTTTACCTTCTTTTTTCCAAGAAATTTCAATATCTACATTATATAAACTCTCTTTTTCTTCTTTTATATCTACTGAATAGAAATATAAGGGAAACTCTTCATCGATACCTGATAAATGAGTAGGAACAGGAGGACCATTTGAGTTGCCATAAACATTTTCTATAAGAGCAAAAATCTTGTCAGCTATAAAAGATACAGAGATGTTTCCTTTAGCTTTTTCGGAAAGAGTACTTATTACAGGATAGATTTTAAGGAGAGTGGAAATGCCGATTGCCAAAATAAGAACCGAAATTATAAGACCAATAAAAGTTATACCAGCCTTATTTTTCAATAAAACACCTCCCTGTTAGGTTATGAAGCACTAAACGAACCTCTTTTCCACCAGAGGTATCTGCCAGTACCATAAATCCTGCCATTTTAGAAGTACCGTCAGGTTGTAGTATGATAGGGTTAAATCCTTGAGATTTTTCTTTTACATATATTCTTTCACGGAACCGATACTCTTTGCCGATGATTTCCTCTTGGCCTTCTCTTTTTATTGAAACAGAATTTTCATCAAAGATAACAAAAAAGTTTTTCCTTTCACTTAAAGCAGAATTTCTGGCAAAAGATATAATTCCAAGAATTTCTTGTGATGTAAGTTTAATCTGCATATCTTTCTGGTATTTATGAAAATATGTTAAAGAGACAAGCAGAAAAAGTGATAGAATAAATAAAGATATAACTACCTCTACTATTCCTATCCCTTTGTTTGATGTTTTATCAAAAGATTTAAAGTACATATATTATCTTACTCCTGTCCAATTAAATTTTTTGATATTTGACAATTTATAAATTTTGAAGCTGCTCTCCAGTAGGGTATAATTGTTTTAACGTAAAAAAACATCTTAATAGGAGGTTGGTATAAAATATCATAGCACAATTTTCAAACAATTGCTAAATATGTTGCCAAGGTATCAATTTAAGCAAGATGTAGCGAGACATTAAGTCAATAGATATATTAAGCATTTTACTGCGTTGGGCCAGTTATTAGTAAATCTATATACACAGATCTCTGGTAAAAAGAGCCTGCGGAATGAACACCTCGGGGGTACTCGGAACAAGTTTGCTCGTAACTACCGTTTAAAACATAGCCAAGTTTGGCAGAACGTTTGGTTATGCGAGGAGGTAAAAATGAAAAGGATAGTTCTGGTTGTAATGTTTTTATTTTCAGCTTTACTCATTTACCCATTATTAGCGTATGATTTTTCTGCTGATACGGTAATAAAAGATAAGAATACCACAGTAAATGGGAAGATATTTGTTAGTGGGGAAAAGACTCGAATGGAAATGCCTGAAATGGCACTTATCTCCAGAGTAGATAAAAGAGTTGAGTGGAAGCTGGTACCAAAACAGAAAGTATATACAGAGCAACTTATCAGTATCAAAATGGTTGTATCAGAAAAATTTCCTGACGAGGTAGAAAGAAAGCTGGTTGGTCAAGAGAATATTGATGGTCACATTGCAGACAAGTATTTAATTACATTGAAATCAGATGAAACAACAGAACAGATATATCAATGGATAAGCAGATCTACTAAGTTTCCTTTAAAAACTGCTAATATGGATGATAGCTGGTCAATAGAATTTAATAATATTAAAAGAGGAAGACAGAACTATAAACTATTTGAAGTACCAGCCGGTTACACTAAAATTGATTTAAGCGGAAAAAAGGCTTTAACTGTTGATAAAAGTGAAATAAAAAATGGGATAAAGGTTGGATGGGCACAGACCAACATTACACCTAAAAAAAAGGTTTATATAGCCGGTCAGTTTCACGCAAGAATTTCTGAAGGAGTAATGGATCCTGTCACGGCTACAGTTCTTGTTATAGAATCCGATAACAACAAACCAAATAATTATGCAATAATGATAAGTTGTGATCTGGTAGGCGTTTCTAACGAGTTAATAGCTAAAGTTAAAGAAAAAGTAAGACTGAAAATTCCGGAACTCGACCCTGACTACATATTTTTGGGTGCTACCCATACCCACGCTGCTCCGCTTGTAAAGTTGATATCGTATGGATTGGATGATTTTCCAGAGGTTAAGGACGTTATGCCACCGACTGAGTATCTTGAATTTGCCTCTGAGCGTATATCTGGCACAGTTGTTGAGGCGTGGAAAAAGAGAGAGTATTCTGGAATTTCCTATGGAATGGGGCACGCTGTTGTTGGCCGAAATCGGCGACTTAAATATAAAAACGGTAAGAGTAGAATGTATGGAAGAGCACATTTAGACACATTCAGTCACGTAGAAGGGTTCGAGGACCATTCTGTATACGCAATGATGACCTATAATACAAATAACAAACTTACCGGTATTGTTATAAACATTGCCTGCCCTTCTCAGGTTTCTGAAGGAAGTTATAAGATCTCAGCTGATTTTTGGCACGATACTCGCGAGGAGATAAGAAAACGATTTGGCGAGGATGTATATATACTTCCTCAGTGTGCTCCCGCAGGAGATATCTCTCCTCGTGTATTGATAGGGAATAGAGCTGAAAGCAGAATGCGTAGATTAAAAGGAAGATCTATACGTTTAGAAATAGCAGAACGGATTACAAATGCAATAGATGATATAGTTCCATTTGCAGAAAAGGAGATTGAATGGCAACCGGAGTTTCAACACAGGCAAGAGATTATAGAGCTGCCGCGAAGATTGATCGCAGAAGAATCTATGGCAAGAAACACCAGAGAAATAAATGCAAGAAAGAAAGCTTATTCAAAACTTCTGGAAGAGTATAAGAGTAATCCTGAAATGAGGAAAAAAACAAGGTGGTACAGTAAATTAAGTTCAACATATAGATTAGTTAAACGAGGAGAAACACTTCAGAGGAGATTTGAACTTCAAAAGACATCCCCTAACCTTCCCACATTGGTTCATATTATACGTATTGGTGACACAGTTTTTGCTACAAACCCTTTTGAATTATATCTTGATTTTGGTATACAGATACAGGAGTGGAGCAAAGCTACACAGACATTTTTGATACAGAAAGCAGGGTGCGACGGAACATACCTGCCTACCCAGAGATCTGTTGAAGGAGGTGGGTACGGTTCTGTCCCGGCAAGTACTGATATTGGACCTGAAGGGGGAGATATACTTGTAAACTGGACAGTTTCGGCAATTAATGAAATGTTTAAGTAGTTGTGCACCGTTTTAAAGTTTGAGTTTATTTATGTTAATTATTTCACAATTTAGGTTGTGTCAAGAAATAGATGAAAAAGATGAAAGAAGGTTTTGTTATTGCCTCTCCTCCTTCAAAAAACTTGTCGGGACAAGACCTAATGACTAAGACGAAGGTCTGACCTCCGCAAAATACTCCGTGGTATAATCTTCATCACTTGCAATGACAATCTTTTCACAATTCAACCAGAACAGCTTTTGTAATAATAGGGTTCTCTTTTATCTTTAATAAAACTTCTTTAGAAATTGTGTTATCAATATTTAAAACTATTAACGCTTGCCCGCCTGCTGCTTCTCTGCCTACGGTCATATTAGCTATATTTACTCCAACTTCAGTTAATACAGAAGATATATGAGATACAACTCCCGGTTTATCAACATTCATACAGAAAAGAAGGTGACCTGACGGATAAACATCAACACGGTACCCGTTGATTTTGACTATACGTAGGTCGTTCTTTCCTAACAAGGTTCCTGATACAGAACTTTTTGTGTTTGGGGTTGTAATTTCTGCGGTGATAAGGTTGGGGAAATCTTCTTGATAGTTACTATGTTTTTCTACTACTTTTATACCTCTCTCTTTGGCTACAAGCATAGCGTTAACATAATTAACAGTACTGGGGATAATACAGGCAAGAAACCCTTTCAAGAAAGATAAAGTGAGTATCTGAGTTTGGTTGTTAGTTAAATCTCCTGTATAGGTAATCTCTATCTTTTCTATACTCTCTTCTGTTAGTTGTCCTTGAAAACTCCCCATCTTTTCAGATATTGTTATATAAGGTTGCATTGTAGCAAGAATAGATGAGTCTATAGTAGGGCAATTGATAGAGTTGTCAATAACTTCGTTTAGAAGAGCATTTTTAAATTGTTTTGCCATTTGTAGTGAAACATTTACTTGAGCTTCCTGAGTGGATGCCCCCAGATGAGGGGTAATTATTACTTCTGAGAGTTTTAATAAAGGGCTGTTGAGTGGGGGTTCTTTTTCAAAAACATCTAAACCGCAACCAATAACCTTCTTTTCTTTGATAGCATTAAAGAGAGCCTCCTCATCAATTATACCACCGCGGGCACAGTTGACTATCCTAACCCCAGTTTTCATTTTTTTAAAGGCTTCTTCATTAAGCAAATGATAACTCTCTTTTGTTAGTGCCAGATGTAAGGTTATATAATCAGCTTTTTGAAGCAACTCCTCAAATGATATTAGTTTTATATTTAAGGTCTTCTCTTTGTCACGTGAAACGAAAGGATCAAAAGCTACCACCTCCATACCAAACGACATAGCTCTTTTTGCTACTTGTGTACCTATTCTGCCTAACCCTATGATTCCAAGCGTTTTTTTGTATAGTTCGCTTCCGTTAAATTTAGATTTTTCCCATTTACCTTCTTTTGTAGAATGTACTGCTTGGTAGAAGTTTCTTGATAATGCCATTATAAAAAGGATGGCAAGTTCTGCGGTAGAAATGGTGTTTGCGTTAGGGGCGTTCATTACCATAACACCCTGTCTTGTTGCTGTTTCAACATCAATATTATCAACACCTACCCCTGCTCTACCTATTATTTTAAGTTTGTTACCGGCTTTTATTATTTTTTCATTAACTTTTGTTTTACTTCTAACTATTAGCCCATCAAAGTTGGTTATCTCTTTCATAAGTTCAGCATCTGTAAGGTTGAAGTTTAAGACAACTTCAAAACCTGCTTCTTTTAACAGGTTAACTGCTTCTTGAGCAAAAGGTTCTGTAATCAAGATTTTTTTCATGCACTTATCTCCTAATTTCAAATTGTTATTTATTTTTTATAGCTAAATCTTTAATATTGGCTTCTTTAAATCCTTTTTCTCTGAGTATGCAACTTGGGCATATCCCACAAGGTTTTTCATTATTTCTATAACACGACCAGGTGATACTAAAATCAACTTTTAGTTTGTCTCCTTCTTTTATTATTTCAGATTTTGATAAATTTATTAAAGGAGCATTAAGTTTTATATGTCTACCTTCGCAGGTTTTTTTTGTTGCAACATTTAAAAGTGATTGAAATTTTTTTATATATTCTGGCTTACAATCTGGGTACCCAGAAAAATCTACTGAGTTGATACCAAGATATATCTCCTCAGCATCGATAGTTTCAGCAAAAGCTATAGCAAGACTTATAAATATAGTGTTTCTTGCAGGAACATAGGTAGCGGGAATTTCAGATAACGGATATGTGTTTGCTATCTGTATTTTTTTATTGGTTAAAGCTGAATCAACCCAAGAAAGATCTATATCAAGAATAAGGTGTTCTTCTGCTTGGAGTTTAGCAGATATTTTTTTAGCACAAGATATTTCCCTATTATTCTTCTGCCCATACCTTAACGTTAACGCAAAAATACTGTACCCATTATGTTTTGCAATTGTTGCCGCAACATAACTATCTAACCCGCCCGATATGAGACAAACCGCTTTTTTCATCTTATATTGGATATTTTATGGTTTTGAAATTTTAAATACCAGTTTAATTGAGGTTCTTTTTTTAGTTTATTAACTATACTGTTGATTATCAAAGGGTTGTTATCTACTGGTTGTAAAATTACAGGTTGTTCTATCTGTTTATCTATAAAATCCCATTCTTTAATATCTGTTATAACATACTTAAACTCAGACGCCCTTTTAAGAAACCTTGTATCATACCCTTTGGGGAAAAGGCTTAATCCTTCCTTTTTTGGGCTTACTGTAAGCCAGTCAAGGGGTAGGTCTTGCCATTTGGTTCCATTGGTTTCTGCCGTAAGCCAATACCCTTTCTCTTTTAGGTGTTTAACTATAGGTGATAGGTCTTGAAGAAACGGCTCTCCCCCTGTGATACATACTCTTTTACATAAAAACTTTTCTATCATATCAACTACTTTTGAAACATCCAAATCTACACCTTTTTCAAAAGAATATTTTGTATCGCAAAAGGAACACCTAAGGTTACATCCGCTCATTCTAACAAAGACCATGGGTAGACCTTGCAAAAAACCTTCTCCTTGCAAAGAATAAAAAATTTCACATATATTGTATATAAAAGCCATTTGATTGGTTGTAAAAGTACCTTTGTTTTTAAGGTTTGCTTCCTGAATAAATATCTTTTATATCTCTAACTTCACCGTTGAACTCTTCAAAGTAAGGGTTATCGGGGGTGGCTTTTGTGCCAGAAACAAGATTTCTTATC harbors:
- a CDS encoding SurA N-terminal domain-containing protein produces the protein MKQLIFILTVFVLITYVSNADNRSVVTVGNKAILENEIKAQMGQTSDYKSTIERLIFEKLLIFQAEQEGFKATPEEIESEIAKIKLTFTDETTFWQHLSQNNISPIFFKQSIENRIKTNKLIRSRVVNKIKITRSELMEAMRGYQTLKELSYLFSLKWFNTQKEAEEFVLGFNEQKLSEMSTPEWLEQNKIVLEVLQAIEQIPNGGLTSPFKLNERFLVVFVKEKKEEDINDIEKLYTEARNIIYQQKFHQQLDKYIKELQATIPVIYNE
- a CDS encoding peptidylprolyl isomerase gives rise to the protein MKLQKIKQVKDFLKKNKKIALITLIFLILLFSVLTINSFRNRNVVAVAGGYKITAKDILIEMELSPEYYKHSIYEDPESAIDTYINQILLYKKAKRYSRRYRKEIKPKMKNYYMKTLSQEYVENELVKNITIEDNVIAEYYNNNLNDFIIPERVRIYEIVLPSREKAEEVLRRLSYGESFETIALKESISDSRLQAGDLGWIDVRKLDSEISDMVTKITPGDVLANIVRTHLGFHIIKLVGKTERRILTINEATPSITEMLKIKEKKREVDTLISQEREKGKIKIFKNRVELLKKGLK
- a CDS encoding helix-hairpin-helix domain-containing protein, producing the protein MKKNLQKLLILLGKRGDSVILTVMVLLLLFVFTASLLLIFSFWQKSSFKIMSGKKAYRFAKTGIEEAIWEIDKDSREEDSYLDSWRTSFEGNDIDLNEDGTPDSRWFYIKDRQGETVGRYAILVEDESGKININYAGSPHSKKASYTVEDIDILPNLLGKVTSQNVATYRETRKFESPSDIKMVKGIGETTYEKIKNYITCFSYDLNRNRKDKERANINTAPYEKLYQLFINNGYSQEVARQTVLNIISYREKNRPLPLITIGNRDIIGIGKTPYLNEIDAVKPWSVRVLPSGVVILTEEGGQFIELFNPYETEIDIGGWEIKGVITLFSQQWKDFFDHSETILNDVTQGETYIDPKKNKGFWEKLVPTTIIIPKGKKIPPRSYYTIGDRISLKIIVSPGPPIMVIPVPIPIRDPSNCDQYEPILAINPGSLGAISHLLQYIPFLSNLGLDFRMRLFDSNGNIVENTTYIVDFPYTTVQKNDPRMNDQTDWYDATPSPGEQNIVFQPWIGKEFGMTDWVFNWPSHFNIRNSHFLSLGELSLIHKKQHWQTLDFWKYGKDRKMIDHLTTFKEPKKPTYGRLNINTSSETVLMCLPRVDKNLATAIVEARPYSDISEILGTRGSGDSPLEKLSREITKYGFDLKDNDKDTYIDTDKEKEIIFNDIINLITVRSNVFKIISIGQKVQNIEKNGKIVTEIESEKRVTVWYDRRKKKIIYRREIE
- a CDS encoding prepilin-type N-terminal cleavage/methylation domain-containing protein, yielding MRKNIFLKNLEGDKGITLIEITISIFIFAILILATIFIFKETSYRTAKVSGEKKVFSESIGVLNYIEKYITASMCNDKEGLQRINFQGKEDLVRFIAPFYKGPESDLAKFSIYFKDDTIKVSIVRINNKNPDFSFPETFSGAQTLGENISVFKIKYYDGTNWKQCWDTETMEEPVLPKSVKISLVTYSKKIEGKRIEKEFTKIINITW
- the serA gene encoding phosphoglycerate dehydrogenase, with translation MKKILITEPFAQEAVNLLKEAGFEVVLNFNLTDAELMKEITNFDGLIVRSKTKVNEKIIKAGNKLKIIGRAGVGVDNIDVETATRQGVMVMNAPNANTISTAELAILFIMALSRNFYQAVHSTKEGKWEKSKFNGSELYKKTLGIIGLGRIGTQVAKRAMSFGMEVVAFDPFVSRDKEKTLNIKLISFEELLQKADYITLHLALTKESYHLLNEEAFKKMKTGVRIVNCARGGIIDEEALFNAIKEKKVIGCGLDVFEKEPPLNSPLLKLSEVIITPHLGASTQEAQVNVSLQMAKQFKNALLNEVIDNSINCPTIDSSILATMQPYITISEKMGSFQGQLTEESIEKIEITYTGDLTNNQTQILTLSFLKGFLACIIPSTVNYVNAMLVAKERGIKVVEKHSNYQEDFPNLITAEITTPNTKSSVSGTLLGKNDLRIVKINGYRVDVYPSGHLLFCMNVDKPGVVSHISSVLTEVGVNIANMTVGREAAGGQALIVLNIDNTISKEVLLKIKENPIITKAVLVEL
- the queC gene encoding 7-cyano-7-deazaguanine synthase QueC, with amino-acid sequence MKKAVCLISGGLDSYVAATIAKHNGYSIFALTLRYGQKNNREISCAKKISAKLQAEEHLILDIDLSWVDSALTNKKIQIANTYPLSEIPATYVPARNTIFISLAIAFAETIDAEEIYLGINSVDFSGYPDCKPEYIKKFQSLLNVATKKTCEGRHIKLNAPLINLSKSEIIKEGDKLKVDFSITWSCYRNNEKPCGICPSCILREKGFKEANIKDLAIKNK
- a CDS encoding 7-carboxy-7-deazaguanine synthase QueE, giving the protein MQGLPMVFVRMSGCNLRCSFCDTKYSFEKGVDLDVSKVVDMIEKFLCKRVCITGGEPFLQDLSPIVKHLKEKGYWLTAETNGTKWQDLPLDWLTVSPKKEGLSLFPKGYDTRFLKRASEFKYVITDIKEWDFIDKQIEQPVILQPVDNNPLIINSIVNKLKKEPQLNWYLKFQNHKISNIR